The DNA window AAAAACAAGAATGAAGAAAACAAGTTACCCAATAAAAATATAGCAAACGCACTATAAAACGATGCGAAAGACTGCCAGTCCTAAATTTAAATAATTTTATGATACGTTTACTATATCTTCCCAAGCATGAGGAAACATCAACATGACCGACAAATCCCTAGGCACATTCATCAACCCCTTCACCGATTTTGGCTTTAAAAAAAATCTTCGGCAGTGAAGAAAGTAAACCCCTACTCATCAGCTTCCTCAATGATTTATTACCGATAAAACACAAAATTGTCAGCTTAGAATTTAAAAATATCGAAAAGCTCGGCATGTTAGAAGAAGACCGACGCGCCATCTTTGATATTTATTGTCGGGATGAAAAAAAATCAGGAATTCATTGTTGAATTACAACGTGCGAAACAAGAACACTTTCAAGACCGCGCTACCTATTACGCCAGCTTCTTAATTCAAGACCAAGCCAAAAAAGGCAAATGGGATTTTGAATTAACCCCGATTTATTTCATTGGCATTTTAGACTTCTCTTTAGCCAGTTTTCCCGATGACCATTACTTACATTTCGGACAAATAACCGATATTTACAGCAAAGAAGTGATGTTTAAGAAATTGAACTTCATTTACATAGAAATGGCGAAATTCAAAAAACAAGAATCTGAATTAGCGAACCATTTAGAATGGTGGTTATATTTTCTGCGTGAATTAGTGACATTTGACGATATGCCGAGAGAATTTCAAGGGGATATTATCGAAGACGCTTTTGCGTTAGCGAAATTAGCGAATATGAGTTATGAAGACCGTCATGCGTATGAATTAAGTTTGAAATACTACCGCGATTTCATCAATGTGCTTGATACCGCTAAACAGGAAGGGATTGAGATAGGGATGGAGAAGGGTATTGAGATTGGGATTGAACAAGGTGTTAAACAAGGAATCGAACAAGGGATTGAACAAGGCGTCGAACAAGAAAGAATGAAAGTCGCAATTGCATTGAAGAAAAACAATGCCCCTCTTGAACTCATTATGGTTGCGACGGGATTAACACGCGAAGAAATTGAGCGATTAGAGTAAACGTACTATAAAACGATTTGGAGGACTGCCAGTCCTAAATTTAAATCTTTTTATGATACGTTTACTATAGCCTCAGCTATTTTACACCTGAAAAAACAATAACTCTCTGTTTTAGCTTTTAAATATCGCAGAACAGAGGATAGTCTTATATATCTTTTTGACCTTACCACAAAATCATAGAGTAACCACATGACCTTACAAGAATTCATGTCTTTATACCAGCAACGAATTAATCAGGCATTAACCCAACATTTACCCGCCCCCCATATTTTGCCCGTCCGTTTACATGAGGCGATGCACTACGCAGTATTGAATGGCGGTAAGCGGGTTCGTCCGTTATTAGTTTATTTGACAGGACAGGCTTTAAATGTCGCGCCTGATGTTTTAGATATTCCTGCTTGTGCGGTTGAGTGTATTCATGCTTACTCATTAGTTCATGATGATTTACCCGCAATGGATGATGATGATTTACGGCGCGGGAAACCCACTTGTCATAAAGCTTTTGATGAAGCAACGGCGATTTTGGCAGGTGACGCGCTACAGGCACACGCTTTTTATTTATTAACGCATGACCCCACACAACAATTAAGCCCTGCGCAACGTCTTGCCATGGTTGAAGCCCTAAGTCTTGCAAGTAGTTCTCGCGGGATGGTTGGCGGACAAATGATTGATATGGAAGCTGTTGGAAAAAATCTGAATGCGGCTGAATTAGAAAACATGCACATTCATAAAACAGGTGCGTTAATTCGTGCCAGTGTCAAATTAGGTGCGTTAGCATCACCCAATTTTTCAGAGGAAACATTTGAACAATTAGACCGTTACGCAAAATGTATCGGTC is part of the Beggiatoa alba B18LD genome and encodes:
- the ispA gene encoding (2E,6E)-farnesyl diphosphate synthase; its protein translation is MTLQEFMSLYQQRINQALTQHLPAPHILPVRLHEAMHYAVLNGGKRVRPLLVYLTGQALNVAPDVLDIPACAVECIHAYSLVHDDLPAMDDDDLRRGKPTCHKAFDEATAILAGDALQAHAFYLLTHDPTQQLSPAQRLAMVEALSLASSSRGMVGGQMIDMEAVGKNLNAAELENMHIHKTGALIRASVKLGALASPNFSEETFEQLDRYAKCIGLAFQIQDDILDVEAPTETLGKKQGADTALNKPTYPSIIGLQASKQMAIELIEQAVQALQTFDQRADPLRELAHYIIKRAY